In the genome of Phlebotomus papatasi isolate M1 chromosome 2, Ppap_2.1, whole genome shotgun sequence, one region contains:
- the LOC129801072 gene encoding V-type proton ATPase subunit F 1-like, which translates to MSRSLDIESLESIIEGKLISVIADEDTIVGFLLGGIGEINENDDPNFMVVDKETSVSEIEKCFKEFLKREDIDIILITQNLAELIRHEIDTHTSLLPIVLEIPSKDNPYEPTKDPILCKAKELFGSDDLGDVEDEEDLDTIESASRG; encoded by the coding sequence ATGTCTCGCAGTCTCGATATTGAATCCCTTGAATCAATAATTGAGGGCAAATTGATATCAGTAATTGCAGATGAAGATACAATTGTGGGATTCCTACTTGGTGGAATTGGCGAGATCAATGAAAATGACGATCCCAATTTCATGGTCGTGGACAAGGAAACTTCCGTAAGCGAAATTGAGAAGTGCTTCAAAGAATTTCTTAAGCGCGAAGATATCGACATCATTCTAATCACTCAGAACCTCGCTGAGCTCATTCGACATGAAATTGATACTCACACTTCTTTGCTTCCGATTGTTCTGGAAATTCCCTCCAAGGATAATCCTTACGAGCCCACCAAGGACCCAATTCTCTGTAAGGCAAAGGAACTGTTCGGTTCAGATGATTTGGGAGATGTGGAAGACGAAGAAGATTTGGATACTATAGAATCCGCCAGCAGAGGCTAA